In one Moritella sp. 5 genomic region, the following are encoded:
- a CDS encoding HD domain-containing protein encodes MRNLFIEFLTQLGCADRAHDIDHIERVVATARQLGACEGAELAILEPAAWLHDCVSVAKDHPQRKQASLLAADRAVAFLQEINYPQQYHQAIHHAIVAHSFSANITPETLEAKILQDADRMDALGAIGIARCILVGGKLNRQLYSSIDPLCVDREPNDDVYTLDHFFTKLLMLGESMNTQAAKAEAERRSVYMRDFLAQLQSELLTHE; translated from the coding sequence ATGCGAAACCTATTTATCGAATTTTTAACCCAACTTGGTTGTGCCGATCGCGCGCATGACATCGACCATATTGAGCGTGTTGTTGCAACCGCTAGACAGCTAGGTGCGTGTGAAGGGGCTGAATTGGCTATTTTAGAGCCCGCCGCTTGGTTGCATGATTGTGTATCGGTTGCGAAAGATCATCCACAACGCAAGCAAGCCTCTTTATTAGCAGCAGATCGTGCCGTGGCATTCTTACAAGAGATAAATTACCCTCAGCAATATCACCAAGCTATTCATCATGCCATCGTCGCACATAGCTTTAGCGCGAATATTACGCCGGAAACTTTAGAGGCGAAAATATTACAAGATGCTGATCGTATGGATGCACTTGGTGCCATTGGTATTGCCCGCTGTATTTTAGTCGGTGGTAAGCTTAATCGTCAGCTCTATAGCAGCATTGATCCACTCTGTGTTGATCGTGAGCCAAATGACGATGTGTACACGCTCGATCACTTCTTTACTAAGTTGCTGATGTTGGGCGAGAGTATGAATACACAGGCTGCAAAGGCGGAAGCAGAGCGACGCAGCGTGTATATGCGTGATTTCTTAGCGCAGTTACAGTCTGAACTACTGACGCACGAGTAG
- a CDS encoding zinc/cadmium/mercury/lead-transporting ATPase, whose amino-acid sequence MSCKGNTATAVASKSNPGCCGSDHSKTHVHEHQHTDEHNVTSASSDSCCVPAESNEIIADDEEPESSSLTARLSWLVTGMDCPSCARKVEKVVQALPQVKQCRVAFATEKLLVDIEKNTNSNTVDNIKEDVINAVVKAGFKLQEAGKKAKNVEEDNSLSQNIREHWHAITLVSAIVIAAILTQFNSDASQWIFTFASVFGVIPVINRSIKLARSGTPFAIETLMSVATVGALILGETAESAMVLVLFMIGEKLESFAAGKARKGVKSLMSLVPEEATKIVGDQRVLVAASDLQPGDVIEIKPGDRLPADGALLASGISFDESALTGESVPVEHQTDDIVMAGSLAVNRVAQLRVVSESGNNAIDRILHLIEEAEENKAPIERFLDRFSRWYTPAMMLLALVVVIVPPLLFDGDWTEWVYKGLTLLLIACPCALVISTPAAVTSALSAASKRGVLVKGGAALEQIGRIQQIAFDKTGTLTQGVPEVTSIVSFIDDENKVLQLAASIEQTSNHPLAKAILTHAKLKSVALLAVSNDQTLAGLGVQGEVQLGESVQLIKLLAPHHMTVHLAQLPEVSSAIVNLENGGNTTVVVLQNEVVIGLVALADSIRDDAREAVEKLQKLGINTVMLTGDNRRTAKVIADSLSMEYRAELLPEDKSRIVGELNQGKDTAMVGDGINDAPAMKRAKLGIAMGGGTDVALEAADVALMHNRLVELPHMVELGQETLANIKQNITLAVGLKAVFLVTTLLGFTGLWVAILADSGATALVTANALRLLRFNGNK is encoded by the coding sequence ATGTCATGTAAAGGCAATACTGCAACAGCAGTCGCATCAAAATCAAATCCAGGATGTTGTGGTAGTGATCACAGCAAAACACACGTACACGAACATCAACATACAGATGAGCATAATGTAACATCTGCAAGTAGCGATTCTTGCTGTGTACCCGCAGAATCAAACGAGATTATTGCTGACGACGAGGAACCCGAGTCCAGTAGCTTAACTGCCCGTTTATCTTGGTTAGTCACTGGCATGGATTGCCCAAGTTGTGCCCGTAAAGTAGAAAAAGTCGTTCAAGCATTACCACAAGTAAAGCAATGCCGTGTTGCATTCGCCACCGAAAAACTACTTGTTGATATCGAAAAAAACACCAATAGCAATACTGTTGATAACATAAAAGAAGACGTTATTAATGCTGTTGTGAAGGCTGGCTTTAAGTTACAAGAAGCAGGTAAAAAAGCGAAAAATGTAGAAGAAGATAACTCGCTATCACAAAACATCCGTGAACATTGGCATGCGATTACGTTAGTCAGTGCCATCGTTATTGCCGCAATCCTAACGCAATTTAACAGTGATGCAAGTCAGTGGATTTTTACCTTCGCCAGTGTATTTGGTGTGATTCCAGTTATTAATCGTTCGATTAAATTAGCACGCTCTGGAACCCCGTTCGCAATCGAAACCCTCATGTCTGTCGCGACAGTCGGTGCCCTTATTTTAGGGGAAACTGCGGAATCAGCGATGGTATTAGTGCTGTTTATGATCGGTGAAAAACTGGAATCGTTTGCCGCAGGTAAAGCACGTAAAGGCGTTAAATCATTAATGTCATTAGTGCCCGAAGAAGCAACGAAAATCGTGGGTGATCAACGGGTATTAGTCGCTGCCAGTGATTTACAACCGGGAGATGTAATTGAAATTAAACCGGGTGATCGCCTACCGGCTGATGGTGCGTTACTTGCCTCTGGTATTAGTTTTGACGAAAGTGCATTAACTGGTGAGTCAGTACCTGTTGAACATCAGACCGACGATATTGTGATGGCGGGGAGCTTAGCGGTTAACCGTGTTGCGCAATTACGTGTTGTGTCAGAATCAGGTAATAATGCGATTGACCGTATTCTACACCTGATTGAAGAGGCGGAAGAAAACAAAGCACCAATTGAACGTTTCCTTGATAGATTCAGTCGTTGGTACACACCTGCAATGATGTTATTAGCATTAGTTGTTGTGATTGTGCCACCATTATTGTTTGACGGCGATTGGACTGAGTGGGTATATAAAGGGTTAACATTGTTACTGATTGCTTGTCCTTGTGCTTTAGTTATATCTACACCTGCAGCAGTGACATCTGCATTATCTGCAGCCAGTAAACGTGGCGTATTAGTGAAAGGTGGTGCAGCGCTAGAGCAGATTGGCCGTATCCAACAAATTGCCTTTGATAAAACCGGTACATTAACGCAAGGTGTACCCGAAGTTACCAGCATAGTTAGCTTTATTGATGATGAAAATAAGGTATTACAGCTTGCTGCGAGTATTGAACAAACCTCAAATCATCCATTAGCAAAAGCGATATTAACGCATGCGAAACTAAAATCAGTCGCTTTGTTAGCGGTTAGTAATGACCAGACATTAGCGGGCTTGGGTGTGCAAGGTGAAGTACAACTGGGTGAGTCTGTACAGTTAATTAAGTTATTAGCCCCACATCACATGACCGTACACCTAGCGCAACTTCCTGAGGTTAGCAGTGCTATTGTAAACCTCGAAAATGGCGGAAATACTACAGTTGTAGTGCTGCAAAATGAGGTAGTCATCGGTTTAGTTGCATTGGCAGATAGTATTCGTGACGATGCACGTGAAGCGGTAGAAAAATTGCAAAAGCTCGGTATTAATACCGTGATGTTAACGGGAGATAACCGCCGTACAGCGAAAGTAATCGCCGATTCGCTAAGCATGGAATATCGTGCAGAGCTATTACCAGAAGATAAATCACGTATTGTTGGTGAACTTAACCAAGGTAAAGATACTGCAATGGTGGGAGATGGTATTAACGATGCGCCTGCAATGAAGCGTGCAAAACTTGGTATTGCGATGGGTGGTGGTACAGATGTAGCGTTAGAAGCGGCAGACGTAGCATTAATGCATAACCGATTAGTTGAATTGCCACACATGGTTGAGCTTGGTCAGGAAACATTGGCTAATATTAAACAAAATATTACCTTGGCGGTTGGGCTTAAAGCTGTGTTTTTGGTGACGACATTACTTGGATTCACAGGACTGTGGGTTGCTATTCTAGCGGATTCAGGGGCCACTGCACTTGTTACAGCTAATGCATTAAGACTATTACGATTTAATGGTAATAAATAA
- the cgtA gene encoding Obg family GTPase CgtA codes for MKFVDETRIKVEAGDGGSGCVSFRREKYVARGGPDGGDGGDGGHVYMIADENLNTLVDFRFVRFHKAERGENGRPKDQTGARGEDITLRVPVGTRVADDDTGEVIADLVMHGQRKMVAKAGFHGLGNTRFKSSVNRAPRQKTLGTPGEVRNLRLELMLLADVGLLGLPNAGKSTFIRAISAAKPKVANYPFTTLVPNLGVVSASPERSFVVADIPGLIEGASDGAGLGIRFLRHLERCRLMVHIVDLLPENMSDPAENAKVIVSELEKYSAKLAAKTCWLVFNKTDLVLDEEAEETIKAVVAAINWEGEVHTMSASSGVGTKDLVRAMMEQIESMPRPKIEMPVEDDGDVGFLWDEYHKDQIANHAVIEDCDDDDDWDDWDEEDDGHVIYARD; via the coding sequence ATGAAATTTGTAGATGAAACCCGAATCAAAGTTGAAGCCGGTGATGGCGGTAGTGGTTGTGTAAGCTTCCGCCGTGAAAAATATGTTGCTCGTGGTGGCCCTGATGGTGGTGACGGCGGCGATGGCGGTCATGTATATATGATTGCAGATGAAAACTTAAATACGCTAGTCGATTTTCGTTTTGTCCGCTTCCATAAAGCGGAACGTGGTGAGAATGGTCGTCCTAAAGATCAAACGGGTGCTCGTGGTGAAGATATCACTTTACGTGTTCCTGTTGGTACGCGTGTAGCAGATGATGATACTGGTGAAGTTATTGCCGATCTTGTTATGCACGGTCAACGTAAAATGGTTGCTAAAGCTGGTTTCCACGGTTTAGGTAACACTCGTTTTAAAAGCAGTGTAAACCGTGCACCTCGTCAAAAGACACTAGGTACACCAGGTGAAGTGCGTAACTTACGTTTAGAACTAATGTTACTTGCTGACGTCGGTTTATTAGGTTTACCAAATGCTGGTAAGTCTACTTTCATTCGTGCGATTTCTGCTGCGAAACCAAAAGTTGCAAACTACCCGTTTACAACATTAGTGCCTAACCTAGGTGTAGTAAGTGCAAGCCCAGAGCGTAGCTTCGTGGTTGCCGATATCCCAGGTCTTATTGAAGGTGCTTCTGATGGTGCTGGTCTAGGTATCCGTTTCTTACGTCACTTAGAACGTTGTCGTTTAATGGTTCACATTGTTGACCTATTACCTGAGAACATGAGTGATCCAGCTGAAAACGCAAAAGTTATTGTTAGCGAACTGGAAAAATACAGTGCCAAGCTAGCAGCTAAAACATGTTGGTTAGTATTTAACAAAACCGATCTTGTATTAGATGAAGAAGCTGAAGAAACAATTAAAGCGGTAGTGGCTGCGATTAATTGGGAAGGCGAAGTTCATACTATGTCTGCTTCAAGTGGTGTTGGTACCAAAGACCTTGTTCGCGCTATGATGGAACAGATTGAGTCTATGCCTCGTCCTAAGATCGAAATGCCGGTTGAAGATGATGGCGATGTTGGCTTCTTATGGGATGAATACCATAAAGACCAAATTGCTAATCACGCCGTTATTGAAGATTGCGATGATGATGACGATTGGGATGATTGGGACGAAGAAGATGACGGTCACGTTATCTATGCTCGTGACTAA
- a CDS encoding patatin-like phospholipase family protein has protein sequence MAGTKQGLLLTGGGARAAYQVGALKAIAEFYPRNHGTPFKVITGTSAGAINSCAIACYASCFRLGVKKLEYIWNNFHANQVFQCSFNEISRHLLLTFLSRFQSPHVVRQPVSLFNNKPLRKLLDRYLDMRRIDINIQRKHLDAISITASDYSNGDSISFFQGNQQLQEWQRARRSGLRTQLHAHHLLASSAIPLVFPCTQIGHDFYGDGSVHQLSPLSPAIHLGAEKLLVIGAEQPPQKLKPGELRQTPSGADIAGHLLDTVFTDTLNSDIERLKRINDTLTLTPESQLSTLNIKQIGLFHLANEHDINAIADEYFYELPITIRMLLRTIGVNEHSHSSITSYLIFEQNYTRELMRLGYQDVLKQEQELRAFLNI, from the coding sequence ATGGCAGGGACTAAACAAGGACTATTATTGACAGGAGGTGGCGCAAGGGCCGCGTATCAAGTCGGTGCGCTAAAAGCCATTGCGGAGTTTTATCCCCGTAATCACGGTACACCTTTTAAAGTAATCACTGGTACATCAGCAGGGGCCATCAACAGTTGTGCGATAGCTTGCTACGCCAGTTGCTTTCGCTTGGGGGTTAAAAAGCTCGAATACATCTGGAATAACTTCCACGCCAACCAAGTATTTCAATGCAGTTTTAACGAAATATCACGGCACTTGTTACTTACCTTTTTATCACGATTCCAGTCGCCACACGTGGTGCGACAACCGGTATCCCTGTTTAACAACAAACCCTTGCGTAAACTGCTGGATCGTTATTTGGATATGCGCCGTATCGACATTAACATTCAACGCAAACACCTAGATGCGATTTCGATCACCGCATCTGATTATAGCAACGGTGATTCCATCAGCTTTTTTCAAGGTAATCAGCAATTACAAGAATGGCAACGCGCCCGTCGCAGTGGGTTACGAACACAGTTACACGCCCACCATTTATTAGCGTCTTCCGCTATCCCTTTGGTCTTCCCTTGTACCCAAATAGGCCATGATTTTTATGGTGATGGTTCCGTACATCAGCTATCACCATTGAGCCCCGCCATCCACCTTGGCGCAGAGAAGTTACTGGTGATCGGTGCAGAACAACCACCACAAAAGCTTAAACCTGGAGAATTACGCCAGACTCCATCAGGTGCCGATATCGCAGGGCATCTACTCGATACCGTTTTTACCGATACCTTAAACTCTGACATTGAACGGTTAAAACGTATTAATGACACCCTAACATTAACTCCAGAATCACAACTATCAACGTTAAATATAAAACAGATTGGCTTATTCCACTTAGCCAATGAACATGATATTAATGCCATTGCCGATGAATACTTTTACGAATTACCCATCACCATCCGAATGCTATTACGCACCATAGGGGTAAATGAACACAGCCATTCTTCAATTACGTCTTATCTGATATTTGAACAAAACTATACGCGTGAATTAATGCGCTTAGGCTATCAAGATGTATTAAAACAAGAACAGGAATTAAGGGCTTTTTTAAATATATAA
- a CDS encoding helix-turn-helix transcriptional regulator, with amino-acid sequence MPKLESQCCPEPQCSAELPALDDQHIASLAHLFHLLGDEGRIRLVLACMAGPVPVSELSAVTGMSQSLTSHHLRHLREARILRSERQGKQILYRLDDHHIRHVVHDLACHVTEHA; translated from the coding sequence ATGCCAAAATTAGAATCTCAATGTTGCCCAGAACCACAATGTAGTGCTGAATTACCTGCATTAGATGATCAGCATATTGCTTCTCTCGCGCATCTCTTTCATTTGTTAGGTGATGAAGGCCGTATTCGCTTAGTACTTGCCTGTATGGCTGGACCTGTTCCTGTTTCTGAGTTATCAGCAGTTACTGGGATGTCACAATCACTGACCAGCCACCATTTACGTCATTTACGTGAAGCGCGTATTTTACGCTCTGAACGTCAAGGTAAACAAATCCTTTATCGATTGGATGATCACCATATTCGTCATGTGGTACATGATCTGGCTTGCCACGTGACTGAGCATGCATAA
- the rplU gene encoding 50S ribosomal protein L21 — MYAVFLSGGKQHRVAEGQTLRLELLDVEAGSSIEFNEVLMVANGENIEVGAPYLEGKKITAEVVSHGRADKVKILKFRRRKHSRKQMGHRQWFTEVKITKIA; from the coding sequence ATGTATGCTGTTTTCCTAAGCGGTGGCAAACAACACCGCGTTGCTGAAGGTCAAACTCTTCGTCTAGAACTTCTAGACGTTGAAGCTGGTTCAAGCATCGAATTTAACGAAGTATTAATGGTAGCTAACGGCGAGAATATCGAAGTTGGCGCACCTTACCTTGAAGGTAAGAAAATCACTGCTGAAGTGGTATCTCATGGTCGTGCGGACAAGGTTAAAATCCTTAAGTTCCGTCGTCGTAAGCACTCTCGTAAACAGATGGGTCACCGTCAATGGTTTACAGAAGTTAAGATTACTAAAATCGCTTAA
- a CDS encoding GGDEF domain-containing protein, whose product MDNLSIINAPKMHTNYGLTTPKRQQKLSLAQTIATLKKLQTSLDVNSLLYNFAAIAAQHVRFTGLSFTEAANNIQLKTDCNAVFQQHYHLTAQGKDLGSLVYSSVKPLQINELSVLKELHQLLVTNLMHALMLQEMQIRIMKDHLTGLDNRASFDENIQRSYSQCQRHKSNMALLITDLDDFKRINDTYGHQFGDRILKHYARVLQRSIRNSDVAFRLGGDEFAIILQPASEKSTRLVVERIDAEIKNDSLLSEFQITSAIGSATWRTGETIESLFKIADEDLYYSKLNIK is encoded by the coding sequence ATGGATAATTTAAGCATCATAAACGCCCCCAAAATGCATACTAATTATGGACTTACTACGCCAAAGCGACAACAAAAGTTAAGCTTGGCGCAAACCATTGCCACGTTAAAAAAATTACAAACTAGCCTAGACGTCAATTCTTTGCTATATAATTTTGCCGCAATAGCGGCACAGCATGTCCGCTTTACCGGTTTAAGCTTTACTGAGGCAGCCAACAATATCCAATTAAAGACTGACTGCAACGCCGTTTTTCAACAACACTATCATTTGACGGCACAAGGTAAAGATTTGGGTTCGTTGGTATATAGCTCAGTCAAACCATTACAAATTAATGAGCTCAGCGTATTAAAAGAATTACATCAACTGTTGGTCACTAATCTCATGCACGCCTTAATGCTACAAGAAATGCAAATTAGGATCATGAAAGATCATTTAACCGGTTTAGATAATCGCGCGAGTTTTGATGAAAACATTCAACGTTCTTATAGCCAATGCCAGCGTCATAAATCCAACATGGCGTTATTGATTACTGACTTAGATGATTTCAAGCGTATCAATGATACTTATGGCCACCAATTTGGTGATCGTATTTTGAAACATTATGCACGCGTATTGCAGCGTAGTATCCGTAATAGTGATGTCGCATTCCGATTAGGTGGCGATGAATTTGCAATAATCTTGCAGCCAGCATCAGAAAAATCAACTCGCTTAGTCGTAGAGCGTATTGACGCTGAAATTAAGAATGACTCACTACTGAGCGAATTTCAGATCACCTCTGCAATTGGTTCGGCAACGTGGCGAACAGGTGAAACGATCGAGAGTTTATTTAAAATAGCCGATGAAGACCTGTATTACAGTAAATTAAACATCAAATAA
- a CDS encoding monovalent cation:proton antiporter family protein, with protein sequence MFIDIIQLLSLAVALVALFQRIHLPPILAYLATGMIAGPYGFQLIVEQADIELFAELGVVFLMFSLGLEFSLPRLLSMRHLVVGLGGGQVLSVGVLFMLLGLFVSLYWAQAFVVASAMLMSSTAIVIKQLAESKLLNSRLSKLSISVLLFQDIAVVPFLIMIPLLAQQSGDVMLIAEQMGWAMVKGLFAVFLILSVGRWILPTLFKEIALIRSDELFVMSTLLVALIAGLMTHWLGLSMALGAFLAGMMLGEGPYRHQLEADIRPFRDVLMGLFFITIGMLLNLPSLIEDWPRLIIVLVVMMLSKIILVFILAKWLGESSSNALSTGLVLAQMGEFGFVLLALAGKLALLPLPLISTLVGVGVISMAITPWLIDCHQGIVRRLLFQSKPKRKSGLSPPLPGQYSDHVIVCGYGRSGQTIARFLKIEGIPYTVIDRDPVRVQEALNGGEKIEFGDASRREIQMMLGAEKAKSIIITFNDTEKAIELLKVVKPLTDAKVLVRTTDDSNIQMLHNSGATDVVPESLEGSLMMVSHVLAISGVPIKRILKRLQHERKGHYNHLHGFYFGGESNVSFEESEALERLHAIRLEFGAYAIGKTVAEVKLKEVSYRAVRRQGIELTQVHQDFIFEVGDVVLVCGPSRYVKRAEHCLLGGWAG encoded by the coding sequence TTGTTTATTGATATCATTCAATTACTTTCTCTTGCGGTTGCACTCGTGGCGTTATTCCAACGTATTCACTTACCGCCTATTCTCGCATACCTTGCTACAGGTATGATTGCTGGGCCTTATGGCTTTCAATTAATTGTTGAACAAGCTGATATTGAACTGTTTGCTGAATTGGGCGTTGTTTTCCTCATGTTCTCATTAGGTTTAGAGTTCTCACTGCCGCGTTTATTATCGATGCGACATTTAGTTGTGGGGCTTGGTGGTGGGCAAGTGCTGAGTGTTGGCGTGCTATTTATGCTGCTCGGGTTGTTTGTTTCACTCTATTGGGCGCAAGCATTTGTCGTTGCATCTGCGATGTTAATGTCATCAACTGCTATTGTGATCAAGCAGTTAGCTGAATCGAAATTACTGAATAGTCGCTTATCTAAGCTCTCTATCAGTGTGCTGTTATTTCAAGATATCGCGGTGGTGCCTTTCCTTATTATGATCCCTTTATTGGCGCAGCAAAGTGGCGATGTCATGCTGATTGCCGAGCAAATGGGTTGGGCAATGGTCAAAGGTCTATTCGCGGTATTTTTGATCTTATCTGTGGGACGCTGGATATTACCAACCTTGTTTAAAGAGATAGCTTTAATTCGTTCTGATGAACTTTTTGTCATGTCGACATTATTAGTAGCCTTAATCGCAGGGCTTATGACCCATTGGTTAGGTTTATCTATGGCATTGGGCGCTTTTTTAGCTGGTATGATGTTAGGTGAGGGGCCTTATCGCCATCAACTCGAAGCTGATATACGTCCATTTCGTGATGTATTAATGGGACTCTTCTTTATCACCATCGGTATGCTGCTTAATTTACCGAGCTTAATCGAGGATTGGCCTCGTTTAATTATCGTGCTTGTGGTGATGATGTTAAGTAAGATTATCCTGGTGTTTATACTTGCTAAATGGCTAGGGGAAAGTAGCAGTAATGCGCTCAGTACAGGCTTAGTATTAGCGCAAATGGGGGAGTTTGGTTTTGTTCTATTGGCGTTAGCAGGAAAATTGGCATTATTACCTTTACCGTTAATTTCGACCCTTGTTGGTGTTGGGGTTATCAGTATGGCGATAACACCTTGGCTCATTGATTGCCATCAGGGAATCGTGCGGCGGTTATTATTTCAGTCTAAACCTAAACGTAAAAGTGGGCTATCACCACCACTTCCTGGGCAATACAGTGATCATGTGATCGTTTGTGGTTATGGCCGCAGCGGGCAAACTATCGCGCGTTTTTTAAAAATTGAAGGTATCCCTTATACTGTTATCGATCGTGATCCTGTTCGTGTACAAGAAGCCTTAAATGGTGGTGAAAAAATTGAATTTGGTGATGCCAGTCGCCGTGAAATTCAAATGATGTTAGGTGCAGAGAAAGCTAAGTCGATTATTATCACATTCAACGATACCGAGAAAGCCATTGAGTTGTTAAAGGTAGTTAAACCATTAACTGATGCGAAGGTATTAGTACGTACCACTGATGACTCCAATATACAGATGTTACATAACTCGGGGGCGACTGATGTGGTGCCTGAGTCCTTAGAAGGGAGTTTAATGATGGTCTCGCATGTATTGGCTATTTCTGGTGTACCAATTAAACGTATTTTGAAACGCTTACAGCATGAACGAAAGGGGCATTATAACCATTTACACGGTTTTTATTTTGGTGGTGAAAGCAATGTGTCTTTTGAAGAAAGTGAAGCGTTAGAGCGGTTACACGCGATCCGGCTTGAGTTTGGTGCTTACGCGATTGGTAAAACAGTCGCAGAAGTGAAATTAAAAGAAGTCAGTTACCGTGCAGTGCGCCGACAAGGAATTGAGTTGACTCAAGTTCATCAAGACTTTATTTTTGAAGTGGGTGATGTGGTACTGGTTTGTGGGCCTTCTCGTTATGTAAAGCGGGCGGAACATTGTTTGTTAGGTGGTTGGGCTGGCTAG
- a CDS encoding NCS2 family permease has product MNTASQSTSASTNTSTFATLMEKLFKLKAHNTTIKTEVMAGLTTFVTMAYILFVNPDIMSIAGMDYQAVFVATALSAAIGCIFMGLYANWPVGLAPGMGLNAFFTFAVVKGMEYTWEVALGAVFISSIVFVIMSVTKLRGWIIDSIPSSLRYAMTAGVGLFLGIIGLKAAGIITASPATLVTLGNFHDPKVILGSLSFLIIAILATRKVFGAVLIGIVITTAISVVMGLVSLPDQVVSLPTGLSKTFMKMDVMGALDVSMVSIILAFLFVNMFDTAGTMIGVAEKSDMYNKDGKIENLNKALTADSVASVAGAIIGCPPVTTYIESNAGIAEGGRTGLTAVVVGLLFLAAMFFAPIAQVVPSFATAGALIYVAFLMVGSLHKVNWGEFTDYVPAAITAIMMPLTYSIADGIILGFLSFTIIKHCTGRSADVSLGMNVLAVVFIAKLAFI; this is encoded by the coding sequence ATGAATACCGCAAGTCAGTCTACCTCTGCTTCAACGAACACTTCTACTTTTGCAACTTTGATGGAAAAGTTGTTTAAGTTAAAAGCACATAATACGACAATTAAAACAGAAGTAATGGCAGGTTTAACTACTTTTGTCACCATGGCTTATATTCTATTTGTTAACCCTGATATTATGTCGATTGCGGGCATGGATTACCAAGCGGTATTCGTTGCAACAGCACTTAGTGCAGCAATTGGCTGTATCTTCATGGGTCTTTATGCGAACTGGCCTGTTGGTCTAGCGCCAGGTATGGGGCTTAATGCCTTTTTTACCTTCGCTGTTGTAAAGGGAATGGAATATACTTGGGAAGTAGCATTAGGTGCTGTATTTATTTCAAGCATCGTATTTGTCATCATGAGTGTAACGAAACTACGCGGTTGGATTATCGATAGTATTCCAAGCAGTTTACGCTACGCAATGACAGCGGGTGTTGGTCTGTTCTTAGGTATTATTGGTTTAAAAGCAGCTGGCATCATCACTGCAAGCCCTGCAACGTTAGTGACACTGGGTAACTTTCATGATCCTAAAGTTATCTTAGGCTCACTCAGCTTTTTAATTATCGCTATCTTAGCAACACGTAAAGTATTCGGTGCGGTATTAATCGGTATTGTTATTACGACGGCAATCAGTGTGGTAATGGGTTTAGTCAGCCTACCAGATCAAGTCGTATCACTACCAACTGGCTTATCTAAAACATTCATGAAAATGGACGTAATGGGTGCGTTAGACGTATCTATGGTCAGTATCATCCTCGCATTCTTATTTGTAAACATGTTTGACACGGCTGGTACCATGATTGGTGTCGCTGAAAAATCAGACATGTATAACAAAGATGGCAAAATTGAAAACCTCAATAAAGCATTAACTGCAGACAGTGTTGCAAGTGTTGCGGGTGCGATAATTGGTTGTCCGCCGGTAACAACTTACATTGAAAGTAATGCGGGTATTGCTGAAGGTGGTCGTACAGGCTTAACGGCAGTTGTTGTTGGTCTACTATTCTTAGCGGCAATGTTTTTTGCACCAATAGCTCAGGTTGTACCAAGTTTCGCAACGGCTGGCGCGTTAATCTATGTTGCTTTCTTAATGGTTGGTAGCCTACATAAAGTGAACTGGGGTGAGTTCACAGACTACGTTCCTGCTGCAATCACCGCTATTATGATGCCACTAACGTATTCAATCGCTGATGGTATCATCTTAGGCTTCTTATCATTCACTATCATTAAGCATTGCACAGGTCGTTCTGCTGATGTGTCTTTAGGTATGAATGTATTAGCTGTTGTATTCATCGCGAAATTAGCATTTATCTAA
- the rpmA gene encoding 50S ribosomal protein L27: MAHKKAGGSTNNGRDSESKRLGVKRFGGESVLAGNILVRQRGTKFHAGTNVGCGRDHTLFAKASGKVQFEVKGPQNRKFISIVAE, from the coding sequence ATGGCACATAAGAAAGCTGGTGGTAGTACCAACAACGGTCGTGATTCAGAAAGCAAACGTTTAGGCGTAAAACGCTTTGGTGGCGAATCAGTTCTTGCGGGTAACATTCTAGTTCGTCAACGTGGTACTAAATTCCACGCTGGTACAAACGTAGGCTGTGGTCGTGACCACACTCTATTCGCTAAAGCTAGCGGTAAAGTGCAGTTCGAAGTTAAAGGACCACAAAACCGTAAGTTCATTAGCATTGTAGCTGAATAA